In the genome of Actinomadura graeca, one region contains:
- a CDS encoding phosphoheptose isomerase, translating into MSGFDVLTRGDVLDSALRARDYLVGCGVPGALAAKDPRLWGRRAVDHSRLGWLDLPFASRGLLKQVDGLVTEARYSGLDHIALIGVGAESLAAQAIMEAHAPAATAPPRHGAPGRPTGELTVLDGSDTAGLAFVLERLDRTLVVLASKAGVSLEGDAYRRILANAFRERGLSDREIASRFLVITDHGSPLHDFARQCGYRIGLTDPYLPGHFGALSAYGLVPSVLAGADAERLLDEAASLVPSLSKDEDNPGLLLGAILGGSAQQGSGAIARDKVMLREAGGPGALGAWISQLLAVGTGKRGRGVLAFEPPGVKGAFPDVHGVALNPRSPAQEDADTSVWAPLGAQFLLWEYATAVAGWLLGVNPFEAGGTSVQETEDDAAALLRAARGGPLAAEPPVYEEDGIEVHADFPWPPGADLRTVLGGLTAAVPSEGYLSVVTYLSGDFSGRYLAPSFARASGRPVVYGPGPSYPHATGPIHKDGRGNGAFLVITGDPSPGDTLAEHPVPGRPYSLAKLQLARALAEVRALRNRGLPVLRLHLGDPVDGAGVLTEAVRAVAGAGRGT; encoded by the coding sequence GTGTCCGGATTCGACGTACTGACGCGCGGCGACGTGCTGGACTCGGCGCTGCGGGCGAGGGACTACCTCGTCGGCTGCGGCGTCCCCGGCGCGCTCGCCGCCAAGGACCCGCGGCTGTGGGGACGGCGAGCGGTCGACCACAGCCGGCTGGGATGGCTCGACCTGCCGTTCGCCTCCCGGGGCCTGCTGAAGCAGGTGGACGGGCTGGTCACCGAGGCGCGCTACTCGGGCCTCGACCACATCGCGCTGATCGGGGTGGGCGCCGAGAGCCTGGCCGCCCAGGCGATCATGGAGGCGCACGCGCCCGCGGCGACGGCGCCGCCGCGGCACGGCGCGCCCGGCCGGCCCACCGGCGAGCTGACCGTGCTGGACGGCAGCGACACCGCCGGGCTCGCGTTCGTCCTGGAGCGGCTCGACCGGACGCTGGTCGTGCTGGCCAGCAAGGCGGGCGTGTCGCTGGAGGGCGACGCCTACCGGCGGATCCTCGCGAACGCGTTCCGCGAGCGGGGGCTGTCCGACCGGGAGATCGCGAGCCGGTTCCTGGTGATCACCGACCATGGAAGCCCGCTGCACGACTTCGCGCGGCAGTGCGGGTACCGGATCGGGCTCACCGACCCGTACCTGCCGGGCCACTTCGGCGCGCTGTCGGCGTACGGGCTGGTGCCCTCGGTGCTCGCGGGCGCCGACGCCGAGCGGCTGCTGGACGAGGCGGCGTCCCTGGTCCCGTCGCTGTCCAAGGACGAGGACAACCCCGGCCTGCTGCTCGGCGCGATCCTCGGCGGCAGCGCGCAGCAGGGCTCCGGGGCCATCGCCCGCGACAAGGTGATGCTGCGCGAGGCGGGCGGGCCCGGCGCGCTCGGGGCGTGGATCTCCCAGCTCCTCGCGGTCGGCACCGGCAAGCGGGGGCGGGGCGTGCTGGCGTTCGAGCCGCCGGGCGTCAAGGGCGCGTTCCCGGACGTGCACGGCGTGGCGCTGAACCCGCGGTCGCCGGCCCAGGAGGACGCCGACACCTCGGTGTGGGCGCCGCTGGGCGCACAGTTCCTGCTGTGGGAGTACGCGACGGCCGTCGCCGGGTGGCTGCTCGGCGTCAACCCGTTCGAGGCGGGCGGCACGTCCGTCCAGGAGACCGAGGACGACGCGGCGGCGCTGCTGCGCGCGGCGCGCGGGGGCCCGCTGGCGGCGGAGCCGCCGGTGTACGAGGAGGACGGCATCGAGGTGCACGCCGACTTCCCGTGGCCGCCCGGCGCCGACCTGCGGACGGTCCTCGGCGGGCTGACGGCCGCGGTGCCCTCCGAGGGCTACCTGTCGGTGGTGACGTACCTGTCCGGCGACTTCTCGGGCCGCTACCTCGCGCCGTCGTTCGCGCGCGCCTCCGGCCGTCCCGTGGTGTACGGGCCGGGCCCCTCCTATCCCCACGCCACCGGCCCCATCCACAAGGACGGGCGGGGCAACGGCGCGTTCCTCGTCATCACCGGCGACCCGTCGCCGGGTGACACGCTGGCCGAGCACCCCGTGCCCGGGCGGCCCTACAGCCTGGCCAAGTTGCAGCTGGCGCGCGCGCTGGCCGAGGTGCGTGCGCTGCGCAACCGCGGCCTGCCCGTCCTCCGGCTGCACCTGGGCGACCCGGTCGACGGTGCGGGCGTGCTCACCGAGGCGGTGCGGGCCGTGGCGGGAGCGGGACGCGGGACGTGA
- a CDS encoding glucose-6-phosphate isomerase encodes MTGFTAVVSGETAITARGMLREAAERVLGRLWIDQVPVRLASEEATLWPSSAAADEEGRALCWPGQPGAARAVLDRASELRDRARDDGLSEVVLLGHGAPARAAEAIVRHAAGAPGPLDPLDASGRFSAPGSLTVLDGPEPGPLVRLGDDRERLARTVVVVTGDDPGTETLRRVMLRMLAEAGLSPAEVARRFVTVAAPDAAPAKLAAEAGHAVVEAPAPTAFGALSPYALVPAALAGADTAALLDGAAAVLPSLTRPENNPGLVLGAILGGAARTGRRTVVLGGHPAGLPGVGAWIGRLLDEAVHGRLMPVVQAGGLPLAPADDLFLVTLDGRPRQDDATVSGPLAAQLVVWEYAAAVAAYLLELDPLTPPARPAPQTLDGGMGDPLLVDGEPGAAVEAYTGEAGFADAGGLAPLLDGLARRVGPDEHLAIVAYLDADEARGQGAQVRRLAALLASRCARPVTVSWGCRYPAFGNDLREKGVYLLVTGNVVRDVPVPDRHHRLGMLQLAQALGDARAARGDGRPVVRLHLQDRWAGLARLLDSARGGA; translated from the coding sequence GTGACCGGCTTCACCGCGGTCGTCTCGGGGGAGACGGCGATCACCGCCCGGGGGATGCTCCGGGAGGCGGCCGAGCGCGTCCTCGGCCGCCTGTGGATCGATCAGGTCCCCGTCCGGCTCGCCTCGGAGGAGGCGACGCTGTGGCCGTCCTCGGCCGCCGCCGACGAGGAGGGCCGGGCGCTGTGCTGGCCCGGGCAGCCGGGCGCCGCGCGGGCGGTGCTCGACCGGGCGTCCGAGCTGCGCGACCGGGCCCGTGACGACGGGCTCTCCGAGGTGGTCCTGCTCGGCCACGGCGCCCCGGCGCGGGCGGCGGAGGCGATCGTCCGGCACGCGGCGGGCGCGCCGGGGCCGCTCGACCCGCTGGACGCGTCCGGCCGGTTCTCCGCGCCCGGTTCCCTGACGGTGCTGGACGGCCCGGAGCCGGGCCCGCTGGTGCGCCTCGGCGACGACCGGGAGCGGCTCGCCCGGACCGTGGTCGTGGTCACCGGCGACGACCCCGGCACCGAGACGCTCCGCCGGGTGATGCTCCGCATGCTGGCCGAGGCCGGGCTGTCCCCCGCCGAGGTCGCGCGCCGGTTCGTCACGGTGGCGGCGCCGGACGCGGCACCGGCCAAGCTCGCCGCCGAGGCCGGGCACGCCGTGGTCGAGGCCCCGGCGCCCACCGCCTTCGGCGCCCTGTCCCCCTACGCCCTGGTGCCGGCCGCGCTCGCGGGCGCGGACACGGCGGCGCTGCTCGACGGCGCCGCGGCCGTCCTGCCGTCGCTGACCCGGCCGGAGAACAACCCGGGGCTGGTCCTCGGCGCGATCCTCGGCGGCGCCGCGCGCACCGGGCGGCGGACGGTCGTGCTGGGCGGCCACCCCGCGGGGCTCCCGGGCGTCGGGGCGTGGATCGGGCGCCTGCTGGACGAGGCCGTCCACGGGCGGCTCATGCCGGTCGTCCAGGCCGGGGGCCTGCCGCTGGCACCCGCCGACGACCTGTTCCTGGTGACGCTCGACGGGCGCCCGCGCCAGGACGACGCCACCGTGTCCGGGCCGCTGGCCGCGCAGCTGGTGGTCTGGGAGTACGCCGCGGCCGTGGCCGCCTACCTGCTGGAGCTGGACCCGCTCACGCCGCCCGCCCGTCCCGCCCCGCAGACCCTCGACGGGGGAATGGGCGATCCGCTGCTGGTGGACGGCGAGCCGGGCGCCGCAGTGGAGGCGTACACCGGCGAGGCCGGGTTCGCGGACGCCGGCGGCCTGGCGCCCCTGCTGGACGGGCTCGCCCGGCGGGTCGGCCCGGACGAGCACCTGGCGATCGTCGCCTATCTCGACGCCGACGAGGCGCGCGGGCAGGGAGCGCAGGTCCGGCGGCTGGCGGCGCTGCTGGCCTCGCGGTGCGCCCGTCCCGTCACCGTCAGTTGGGGCTGCCGTTACCCGGCGTTCGGGAATGATCTCCGGGAGAAGGGCGTATACCTGTTGGTGACCGGAAACGTCGTCCGCGACGTCCCGGTCCCGGACCGGCATCACCGGCTGGGCATGCTCCAGCTCGCGCAGGCCCTCGGCGACGCCCGCGCGGCGCGCGGGGACGGCCGGCCGGTGGTGCGGCTGCACCTGCAGGACCGCTGGGCGGGCCTCGCCCGGCTGCTCGACTCCGCCCGAGGAGGGGCATGA
- a CDS encoding glucose-6-phosphate isomerase translates to MTSVVTAGGISVTIRGPVVDEGETVLDRLVSDGVPGSLASRNAKLWGPDAAPLAARSLGWLGLPETSRSLAARLAGPAAEAREAGLDRVVLAGAGGPALATEAVCRTAGAELTVLDTTDPHEVSGVLAAGLERTLVVVTGDGLEAESLRRVFAGAFSEAGVTGGALARRFVVVADAGSSLEGAAREAGHHVVQAEPDVGGRFGALGVRALVPAALAGVDVNALLDEASRLAGTLRQPYDNPALALGAALGSSALAHRDKLVIADHGSGLAGFAGWAEQLVAGATGKQGKGLLPVVVEGVDSPGFELTGELRRVILGRRPDEPGPGREAGLSVAGPLGAQFLLWEYATAVAARVIGVDPFSEPDAGQSAAATAALLRSEEGAAPTVVRTPPALVSGAVEVHAPDDLLRGAGNLADAVDALIEAVPERGYLAVLAYLDRSGDAGAADLRALLAARAAKLRKRPAPVTFGWGPRHLHATGQFHKGGPPNGAFLQITGAVTADVPVPGRPHTLGELQLAQAFGDLRVLRSLPRPAARLHLLDRGEGIAQLRDALG, encoded by the coding sequence GTGACCTCGGTGGTGACCGCCGGGGGGATCTCGGTCACCATCCGCGGCCCGGTCGTCGACGAGGGCGAGACGGTCCTGGACCGGCTGGTCTCCGACGGCGTGCCGGGGTCGCTGGCGTCCCGCAACGCCAAGCTCTGGGGACCGGACGCGGCCCCGCTGGCCGCCCGCAGCCTCGGCTGGCTGGGCCTGCCGGAGACCTCCCGGTCGCTGGCGGCCCGGCTGGCGGGGCCCGCGGCCGAGGCCCGCGAGGCGGGCCTGGACCGGGTCGTGCTGGCCGGCGCGGGCGGTCCCGCGCTCGCCACCGAGGCCGTCTGCCGGACGGCGGGGGCGGAGCTGACCGTCCTGGACACCACCGACCCGCACGAGGTGTCGGGCGTCCTCGCCGCGGGGCTGGAGCGGACGCTCGTCGTCGTGACCGGGGACGGCCTGGAGGCCGAGTCGCTCCGCCGCGTCTTCGCGGGGGCGTTCTCCGAGGCGGGCGTGACGGGCGGGGCGCTGGCGCGCCGGTTCGTCGTCGTCGCGGACGCGGGGTCGTCCCTGGAGGGCGCGGCCCGCGAGGCGGGCCACCACGTCGTCCAGGCCGAGCCGGACGTGGGCGGGCGGTTCGGCGCGCTCGGCGTGCGGGCGCTGGTGCCCGCCGCTCTCGCCGGGGTGGACGTGAACGCCCTGCTGGACGAGGCGTCCCGGCTGGCGGGTACCCTCCGCCAGCCCTACGACAACCCCGCCCTCGCGCTGGGAGCGGCGCTCGGCTCCTCCGCGCTCGCCCACCGCGACAAGCTGGTGATCGCCGACCACGGCAGCGGCCTCGCGGGGTTCGCCGGGTGGGCCGAGCAGCTGGTGGCGGGCGCGACGGGCAAGCAGGGCAAGGGGCTGCTGCCGGTCGTGGTGGAGGGGGTCGACTCCCCCGGCTTCGAGCTGACCGGCGAGCTGCGGCGGGTCATCCTCGGCCGCCGCCCGGACGAGCCCGGGCCGGGCCGCGAGGCGGGGCTGAGCGTCGCGGGCCCGCTCGGCGCGCAGTTCCTGCTGTGGGAGTACGCGACGGCGGTCGCGGCGCGGGTGATCGGCGTCGACCCGTTCAGCGAGCCCGACGCCGGGCAGTCGGCGGCGGCGACGGCGGCGCTGCTGCGCTCGGAGGAGGGCGCGGCGCCGACCGTGGTCCGGACGCCGCCGGCCCTGGTGTCGGGCGCGGTAGAGGTGCACGCGCCGGACGACCTGCTGAGGGGCGCCGGGAACCTCGCCGACGCGGTGGACGCGCTCATCGAGGCCGTCCCGGAGCGCGGGTACCTCGCAGTCCTGGCCTACCTGGACCGTTCCGGCGACGCCGGGGCCGCGGACCTGCGGGCCCTGCTGGCCGCACGGGCGGCCAAGCTGCGCAAGCGGCCGGCGCCCGTCACGTTCGGATGGGGGCCGCGGCACCTCCACGCGACCGGGCAGTTCCACAAGGGCGGCCCGCCGAACGGCGCGTTCCTGCAGATCACCGGGGCCGTCACCGCCGACGTCCCGGTCCCGGGCCGTCCCCACACCCTGGGCGAGCTCCAGCTGGCCCAGGCGTTCGGCGACCTGCGGGTCCTGCGCTCGCTGCCGCGCCCGGCCGCGCGGCTCCACCTGCTCGACCGCGGGGAGGGCATCGCGCAGCTGAGGGACGCCCTCGGCTGA
- the tal gene encoding transaldolase has product MSDILKRLSDEGVSIWLDDISRERLRTGNLAELVRDKHVVGVTSNPTIFAKALSKGSAYDDQVRDLALRGVDVEEASRAITTYDIRWGCDVLRPVYDRTDGLDGRVSIEVDPRLARETAKTVAEARALWWMVDRPNLFIKIPATEEGLEAITAALAEGISVNVTLIFSLERYGKVIDAFFTGLEQARANGHDLSKIASVASFFVSRVDTEIDKRLDKIGSEEAKALRSKAGLANARLAYALYEEKFGTSRWTALKDAGARPQRPLWASTGVKDPDLNDTLYVDELVAPGTVNTMPEATLVAEADHGQLRGDTVRGTYDDARAHMAALKDAGVDYDDVVRVLEDEGVEKFAVSWKELLETIAAELESKRAGA; this is encoded by the coding sequence ATGAGCGACATTCTGAAGCGGCTCTCCGACGAGGGCGTGTCGATCTGGCTCGACGACATCAGCCGGGAGCGGCTGCGCACGGGCAACCTGGCGGAGCTGGTCAGGGACAAGCACGTCGTGGGCGTCACGTCCAACCCGACGATCTTCGCCAAGGCGCTGAGCAAGGGATCGGCCTACGACGACCAGGTCCGCGACCTGGCGCTGCGCGGCGTGGACGTCGAGGAGGCGTCCCGCGCGATCACCACCTACGACATCCGCTGGGGCTGCGACGTGCTCCGCCCCGTCTACGACAGGACGGACGGCCTCGACGGGCGCGTGTCGATCGAGGTGGACCCGCGGCTGGCCCGCGAGACCGCCAAGACCGTCGCCGAGGCGCGGGCGCTGTGGTGGATGGTGGACCGGCCCAACCTGTTCATCAAGATCCCGGCGACCGAGGAGGGGCTGGAGGCGATCACGGCGGCGCTGGCCGAGGGCATCAGCGTGAACGTGACGCTGATCTTCTCCCTGGAGCGCTATGGCAAGGTCATCGACGCGTTCTTCACGGGCCTGGAGCAGGCCCGCGCGAACGGGCACGACCTGTCGAAGATCGCGTCGGTGGCGTCGTTCTTCGTCAGCCGGGTCGACACCGAGATCGACAAGCGGCTCGACAAGATCGGCTCGGAGGAGGCCAAGGCACTGCGGTCGAAGGCGGGCCTGGCGAACGCCCGGCTGGCGTACGCGCTGTACGAGGAGAAGTTCGGCACGAGCCGCTGGACGGCGCTCAAGGACGCCGGAGCCCGCCCGCAGCGCCCGCTGTGGGCCTCCACCGGCGTGAAGGACCCCGACCTCAACGACACGCTCTACGTGGACGAGCTGGTCGCGCCCGGGACCGTCAACACCATGCCGGAGGCGACGCTGGTCGCCGAGGCCGACCACGGCCAGTTGCGTGGCGACACCGTCCGCGGCACCTACGACGACGCCCGCGCGCACATGGCGGCGCTCAAGGACGCCGGAGTGGACTACGACGACGTCGTCCGCGTGCTGGAGGACGAGGGCGTCGAGAAGTTCGCGGTCTCCTGGAAGGAGCTTCTGGAGACCATCGCCGCGGAGCTGGAGTCCAAGAGGGCCGGCGCGTGA
- the zwf gene encoding glucose-6-phosphate dehydrogenase, with amino-acid sequence MTNAANPLRDPRDKRLPRVAGPCVLVLFGVTGDLARKKLLPAIYDLSNRGLLPPGFSLVGFARRDWENEDFRQIAYEAVKAHARTPFREDVWTHLSEGMHFVPGEFSDPGAFDTLAMAVKELDDSRGTGGNYAFYLSIPPKFFPQVVEQLQRSGLAERRERSWRRVVIEKPFGHDLASAKELNATVHRVFPEESIFRIDHYLGKETVQNILALRFANTMYEPIWNRSFVDHVQITMAEDIGIGGRAGYYDGIGAARDVIQNHLLQLLALTAMEEPTSFSAEAVRAEKAKILSSVRVPGDLAQSTARGQYAAGWQGGVSVRGYLEEEGIPADSRTETYAAVKLEIDNRRWAGVPFYLRTGKRLSRRVTEVAMVFQQAPHLPFSHTDTEELGQNALVMRVQPDEGITVRFGSKVPGTSMEIRDVNMDFAYGESFTESSPEAYERLLLDVLIGDPPLFPRQEEVELSWKILDPIEEYWAERGGLDQYRSGGYGPDSADELMARDGRTWRRL; translated from the coding sequence GTGACAAACGCCGCAAATCCACTCAGGGACCCGCGGGACAAGCGCCTGCCGCGCGTGGCCGGGCCGTGCGTGCTCGTGCTGTTCGGGGTCACCGGGGACCTCGCGCGCAAGAAGCTCCTCCCGGCCATCTACGACCTGTCGAACCGCGGGCTGCTCCCGCCGGGGTTCTCCCTCGTCGGGTTCGCCAGGCGCGACTGGGAGAACGAGGACTTCCGGCAGATCGCCTACGAGGCGGTGAAGGCGCACGCGCGGACCCCGTTCCGGGAGGACGTGTGGACGCACCTGTCGGAGGGCATGCACTTCGTCCCCGGTGAGTTCAGCGACCCGGGCGCGTTCGACACCCTGGCCATGGCGGTCAAGGAGCTGGACGACAGCCGCGGGACGGGCGGCAACTACGCCTTCTACCTGTCGATCCCCCCGAAGTTCTTCCCGCAGGTCGTCGAGCAGCTGCAGCGCAGCGGGCTGGCCGAGCGCAGGGAGCGCTCGTGGCGCCGGGTGGTCATCGAGAAGCCGTTCGGGCACGACCTGGCGAGCGCCAAGGAGCTGAACGCCACCGTCCACCGCGTGTTCCCCGAGGAGTCGATCTTCCGGATCGACCACTACCTCGGCAAGGAGACGGTCCAGAACATCCTGGCGCTGCGGTTCGCCAACACGATGTACGAGCCGATCTGGAACCGCTCGTTCGTCGACCACGTGCAGATCACGATGGCCGAGGACATCGGCATCGGCGGCCGCGCCGGCTACTACGACGGCATCGGCGCCGCCCGCGACGTCATCCAGAACCACCTGCTCCAGCTGCTCGCGCTGACGGCGATGGAGGAGCCGACGTCGTTCAGCGCCGAGGCCGTCCGCGCGGAGAAGGCGAAGATCCTGTCCTCGGTGCGGGTACCCGGCGACCTCGCCCAGTCCACCGCCCGCGGCCAGTACGCCGCGGGCTGGCAGGGCGGCGTCAGCGTCCGGGGATACCTGGAGGAGGAGGGCATCCCCGCCGACTCGCGCACCGAGACCTACGCCGCGGTCAAGCTGGAGATCGACAACCGCCGCTGGGCTGGCGTGCCGTTCTACCTGCGCACCGGCAAGCGCCTCAGCCGCCGGGTGACGGAGGTCGCGATGGTGTTCCAGCAGGCGCCGCACCTGCCGTTCTCGCACACCGACACCGAGGAGCTCGGGCAGAACGCGCTGGTGATGCGGGTGCAGCCGGACGAGGGCATCACGGTGCGGTTCGGGTCGAAGGTGCCGGGCACCTCGATGGAGATCCGCGACGTCAACATGGACTTCGCCTACGGCGAGTCGTTCACCGAGTCCTCCCCCGAGGCGTACGAGCGGCTGCTGCTGGACGTGCTGATCGGCGATCCCCCGCTGTTCCCGCGGCAGGAGGAGGTCGAGCTGTCCTGGAAGATCCTCGACCCGATCGAGGAGTACTGGGCGGAGCGGGGCGGCCTCGACCAGTACCGGTCCGGCGGCTACGGGCCCGACAGCGCCGACGAGCTGATGGCGCGCGACGGGCGTACCTGGAGGCGACTCTAA